The following proteins are co-located in the Macadamia integrifolia cultivar HAES 741 chromosome 3, SCU_Mint_v3, whole genome shotgun sequence genome:
- the LOC122073938 gene encoding uncharacterized protein LOC122073938 translates to MNQQQLHQQHHHPNFHQPSQGPTLPPQPQPFQSQVSVSLSSMGEQAQPQPPVQTQINPEPQPQPQPQPQPQPQPQPQLSIQPQTQPPAPIQTQSQSQPKFQPQIQLPQPQPQPQPQPHPQPLLQPHPEPHPEPQPETQTQALPDDHPQLQQNITTEAVEGTTTVAPPQKSSATKIPFRPRKTRKVSGEFSTDNSENKAPHAVDGDNANPTPLTNTTTGNNKKNSRGSKIPTIPTAVSATVTTTSAANNDSRIMVQPIRVIPRIVGKTLSCDGEVAAAIRHLRSVDPQLARVIDVHQPPSFDTFHPPFLALTKSILYQQLAFKAATSIYTRFVALCGGETGVVPDAVLTLSLHQLRQIGVSARKASYLHDLASKYRKGILSDSSIIDMDDKSLFSMLTMVKGIGSWSVHMFMIFSLHRPDVLPVGDLGVRKGVQLLYGLEQLPRPSQMEQLCGKWKPYRSVGAWYMWRFAEAKGAQASAAAMAVGASPQSLQQQQQQQQQQQQQQPSQLQLQPQQQQQQQHQLLDPINGIASLGACAWGQ, encoded by the coding sequence ATGAACCAACAACAACTGCATCAGCAGCACCATCACCCCAACTTCCATCAACCTTCTCAAGgtcctactctccctcctcagCCGCAGCCCTTTCAATCTCAGGTCTCTGTTTCGCTCTCTTCCATGGGGGAGCAAGCTCAACCCCAACCTCCAGTCCAGACTCAAATTAATCCTGAACCCCAACCTCAACCTCAACCCCAACCTCAAcctcaaccccaaccccaaccccagcTCTCAATTCAGCCTCAAACTCAACCCCCAGCCCCAATTCAGACACAATCTCAGTCCCAACCCAAATTCCAACCTCAGATTCAACTACCCCaaccccagccccagccccagccccagccccatcCTCAGCCTCTGCTTCAACCCCATCCCGAGCCCCATCCCGAGCCCCAACCCGAAACCCAAACTCAGGCCCTGCCAGATGATCATCCTCAACTTCAACAGAACATCACTACTGAAGCGGTAGAAGGCACAACCACCGTTGCTCCGCCGCAGAAATCTTCGGCGACTAAGATCCCTTTTCGGCCTCGAAAGACCAGGAAGGTGTCCGGGGAGTTCTCTACCGATAACTCTGAAAACAAAGCTCCCCATGCCGTGGACGGAGATAATGCTAATCCGACTCCGCTGACCAACACGACCACCGGCAACAACAAGAAGAACAGCAGGGGCAGTAAAATCCCCACCATCCCCACTGCGGTCTCCGCCACCGTCACCACCACAAGCGCCGCCAACAACGATAGCAGGATCATGGTACAGCCGATTAGGGTTATTCCGAGAATCGTCGGCAAGACATTATCTTGCGATGGAGAGGTTGCAGCTGCTATTCGGCATTTAAGGTCCGTGGACCCACAGCTAGCGCGTGTGATCGATGTCCATCAGCCGCCTTCTTTTGACACATTTCACCCACCGTTCCTAGCCCTCACCAAGAGTATCCTCTACCAGCAGCTCGCCTTCAAGGCTGCGACCTCCATCTATACGCGATTCGTTGCCCTCTGTGGTGGCGAGACTGGGGTAGTTCCCGATGCCGTCCTCACCCTCTCTCTCCACCAACTCCGTCAGATCGGCGTTTCTGCCCGTAAAGCCAGCTACCTGCATGACCTCGCCAGCAAGTACCGCAAAGGGATCCTTTCTGATTCTTCCATCATTGACATGGACGATAAGTCACTCTTCTCAATGCTCACCATGGTCAAGGGCATTGGATCCTGGTCTGTGCACATGTTCATGATTTTCTCTCTTCACCGACCGGATGTTCTCCCCGTCGGTGATCTTGGTGTTCGGAAGGGGGTTCAGCTCCTCTATGGTCTTGAACAATTGCCTCGGCCTTCCCAGATGGAACAACTCTGTGGGAAGTGGAAGCCTTATCGCTCTGTTGGGGCCTGGTACATGTGGAGGTTCGCTGAAGCCAAAGGGGCTCAAGCGTCGGCCGCAGCAATGGCAGTTGGTGCTAGTCCGCAGTCGCttcagcagcaacaacagcaacagcagcagcagcagcagcagcagccatcaCAGCTACAGCTGCAGccacagcagcagcagcagcaacaacatcaGCTTCTAGATCCTATCAATGGGATTGCTAGCCTCGG